In Rhizobium jaguaris, a single window of DNA contains:
- the murQ gene encoding N-acetylmuramic acid 6-phosphate etherase, whose translation MSEQRLISELEQLVSEGRNPNTMHIDLLSTFDILREINYEDQTVPAAVEKVIPAIAAVVNQIVAAFQKGGRLIYMGAGTSGRLGVLDASECPPTFSVPPNMVIGLIAGGPDALRRSIEGAEDDPEQGRQALQDINLTAADVVVGIAVSGRTPYVIGGLNYAKSVGAVTVALSCNPNSVIAGIADLAISPVVGPEILTGSTRLKSGTAQKLILNMLTTASMIRIGKSYQNLMVDVHASNKKLVARASRIVMQATGCTQEDARRVLDQTGNDVKLAILMEITGMGIEEARVALQNAGGFLRKAISAKTA comes from the coding sequence ATGAGCGAACAAAGGTTGATATCCGAACTGGAGCAGTTGGTTTCCGAGGGTCGCAATCCGAACACGATGCACATCGATCTGTTGTCGACCTTCGATATCCTGCGTGAGATCAATTATGAGGATCAGACCGTCCCCGCCGCGGTCGAGAAGGTCATTCCAGCGATCGCCGCTGTCGTGAACCAGATCGTTGCGGCCTTCCAGAAAGGTGGCCGCCTGATCTACATGGGCGCCGGCACCAGCGGCCGGCTTGGCGTCCTTGACGCATCCGAATGCCCGCCGACTTTCAGCGTGCCGCCAAACATGGTGATTGGCCTGATCGCCGGTGGCCCGGATGCGCTGCGGCGTTCGATCGAAGGCGCCGAGGACGATCCGGAGCAGGGACGGCAAGCCTTGCAGGACATTAATCTGACGGCTGCGGACGTTGTCGTCGGTATTGCCGTCTCCGGCCGTACACCTTACGTCATCGGTGGATTGAACTATGCGAAGAGCGTCGGCGCGGTCACCGTCGCTCTGTCCTGCAACCCCAATTCTGTCATTGCCGGCATTGCCGATCTCGCGATTTCGCCCGTCGTCGGTCCCGAAATCCTGACGGGATCGACCCGGCTGAAGTCCGGTACCGCGCAGAAACTCATACTCAACATGCTGACGACCGCGAGCATGATCCGGATCGGCAAGAGCTATCAGAACCTGATGGTCGATGTGCATGCGAGCAACAAGAAGCTGGTCGCCCGCGCCTCCAGGATCGTCATGCAAGCGACCGGCTGCACGCAGGAAGACGCACGCCGTGTGCTCGACCAGACGGGCAATGATGTGAAACTCGCCATTCTCATGGAAATTACCGGGATGGGCATTGAAGAAGCCCGCGTGGCATTGCAAAACGCTGGTGGATTTCTGCGGAAGGCGATCAGCGCGAAGACCGCATGA
- a CDS encoding N-acetylglucosamine kinase has product MSGGADRARYFLGIDGGGTGCRARIEDADGTVLGQGLSGPATTRLGIDEAWASIARAFGAAIEEASLSPSEVKRIHAGVGLAGIGRKGALEALRAIKHPFASIDFVSDGEGACLGAHSGRDGAIVIAGTGSIGLGFVEGRHLRVGGYGFPISDEGSGADLGLKTVQLALRANDGRHEKTALLSEIMQRFQNDPMEAVAWMDRASATDYAALAPMVMRHADQGDAAGRRIVQSAAEHIDTLIRTLFDKGAPRVSLLGGLSSPLEPWLAPDVRRRLKPIDGDAVSGAIILARKSVCSR; this is encoded by the coding sequence ATGAGCGGCGGAGCAGACAGAGCACGCTATTTTCTCGGTATCGATGGCGGAGGCACCGGCTGCCGTGCCAGGATCGAGGATGCGGATGGTACAGTGTTGGGCCAGGGATTGTCTGGCCCTGCAACCACGCGGCTCGGCATAGACGAGGCCTGGGCTTCTATTGCGCGGGCCTTTGGAGCGGCCATTGAGGAGGCAAGCCTCAGCCCGTCCGAAGTCAAGCGGATTCATGCGGGCGTTGGGCTTGCCGGCATCGGGCGGAAGGGCGCGCTTGAGGCATTGCGGGCCATAAAGCATCCTTTTGCCAGCATCGACTTTGTCAGCGACGGCGAGGGCGCCTGTCTCGGCGCCCATTCGGGTCGTGACGGCGCGATCGTCATTGCCGGGACGGGATCGATCGGCCTGGGTTTTGTCGAAGGGCGCCACTTGCGGGTCGGCGGATATGGCTTTCCGATCTCCGACGAGGGCAGCGGCGCGGATCTCGGACTGAAAACGGTGCAGCTTGCGCTGCGCGCGAATGACGGACGCCACGAGAAAACGGCTTTGCTGTCCGAAATCATGCAGCGGTTTCAGAATGATCCGATGGAAGCGGTCGCCTGGATGGACCGTGCCTCTGCCACGGATTACGCGGCGCTGGCGCCGATGGTGATGCGCCATGCGGATCAGGGTGACGCTGCCGGGCGGCGTATTGTCCAGAGCGCGGCGGAGCATATTGATACGCTGATCCGCACGCTTTTCGATAAGGGTGCGCCTCGCGTGTCCCTGCTTGGCGGCTTATCGAGCCCGCTCGAGCCATGGCTCGCACCGGACGTTCGCCGCCGCCTCAAGCCCATCGACGGGGACGCCGTCTCGGGCGCCATCATTCTCGCAAGGAAGTCTGTCTGCAGCCGCTGA
- the murA gene encoding UDP-N-acetylglucosamine 1-carboxyvinyltransferase, with protein MDRLRISGGNRLQGAVTISGAKNAALPQIAAALLSPHPLELTNLPAVTDVENMLGVVTLHGAVVNRSAHGTTVDTSAIVSKETSYDTVRRMRATVLVLAPLLARFGHARVSLPGGCAIGARPVDMHIKALATLGADIAIENGLIVASAPGGLKGARIVLSSPSVGATETAMMAACAAKGETEILNAAREPEVADLAACLGAMGARIEGAGTHRILIEGSTNWQPARHHGISDRIEAGTYAVAAAITGGQLELIHARLENLASVVQALEAMGVSVWPSDRGLVVSRDGPLKGADITTEPYPGFPTDLQAQFMALACCAEGASLIRETVFENRFMHVPELMRLGANITLQGTSALVRGGAPLRGAQVMATDLRASVSLVLAALVSKGETIVNRVYHLDRGYEQLDRKLRLCGADIERLTS; from the coding sequence ATGGACAGATTGCGAATATCAGGCGGAAACAGGTTGCAGGGCGCTGTGACGATTTCCGGCGCCAAGAATGCCGCCTTGCCACAGATCGCGGCGGCGCTGCTCAGTCCCCATCCGTTGGAACTAACGAATCTGCCGGCGGTGACCGATGTCGAGAACATGCTCGGCGTCGTCACGCTTCACGGAGCCGTCGTGAACCGTTCCGCGCACGGCACCACCGTCGATACCAGCGCCATCGTCTCGAAGGAAACCTCCTACGACACCGTGAGGCGTATGCGGGCGACGGTGCTGGTGCTTGCACCGCTGCTGGCACGTTTCGGCCATGCCCGTGTCTCCCTGCCCGGGGGCTGCGCGATCGGCGCCCGACCGGTCGACATGCACATCAAGGCGTTGGCGACGCTTGGGGCTGACATCGCCATCGAAAATGGTTTGATCGTTGCTTCGGCCCCTGGCGGGTTGAAGGGCGCGCGGATCGTTCTGAGTTCCCCATCCGTAGGAGCGACCGAGACGGCGATGATGGCCGCATGCGCCGCCAAGGGCGAGACGGAGATATTGAACGCGGCGCGCGAGCCGGAGGTGGCCGATCTCGCCGCCTGTCTCGGCGCCATGGGCGCCCGAATCGAGGGTGCCGGTACGCACCGCATCCTGATCGAGGGCAGCACGAACTGGCAGCCTGCCCGGCATCACGGCATATCCGACCGGATCGAGGCCGGCACCTATGCCGTTGCAGCCGCCATCACCGGCGGGCAGCTTGAACTGATCCACGCTCGGCTAGAGAACCTGGCTTCCGTCGTGCAGGCGCTGGAAGCCATGGGTGTCAGCGTCTGGCCGAGCGACCGCGGCCTGGTTGTTTCGAGGGATGGTCCGCTCAAAGGCGCCGATATCACCACCGAACCCTATCCCGGCTTTCCGACTGACCTTCAAGCCCAGTTCATGGCACTCGCCTGCTGCGCCGAAGGCGCCTCACTGATCCGCGAGACGGTGTTTGAAAACCGCTTTATGCATGTGCCGGAATTGATGCGCCTCGGCGCCAACATCACGCTGCAAGGCACCAGCGCCCTGGTCCGCGGCGGCGCGCCTCTTAGAGGAGCGCAGGTCATGGCGACCGATCTGCGAGCCTCCGTCTCGCTGGTGCTCGCGGCACTGGTGTCGAAGGGAGAAACCATCGTCAACCGCGTCTATCACCTCGACCGCGGCTATGAGCAACTGGATCGCAAACTCCGCCTCTGTGGGGCAGATATTGAGCGGCTGACATCATGA